In a genomic window of Gemmatimonadota bacterium:
- a CDS encoding UpxY family transcription antiterminator, translated as MLRSVLSQILTEEERSPPPELYTDRHWYACYTRGRHEKQVERLLRERGLESYLPLIPRLRQWKDRKKVVPWPLFPSYVFGRFTLQDLYPVITTPGVSTVVRANGYPTPISDRDIENVRLFVDAVAATGIEPEPRPFVKEGQGVRVTDGPFQGVEGIVIERRGRKRVLIGIRAIRQGLEIDIDTRFLKPLPGSP; from the coding sequence GAAGAGGAGCGGAGCCCGCCGCCGGAGCTGTATACCGATCGGCACTGGTACGCTTGTTATACGCGGGGGCGGCACGAGAAGCAGGTGGAGCGGCTGCTCCGGGAACGCGGCCTCGAGAGCTACCTGCCCCTGATCCCCCGCCTGCGACAGTGGAAGGATCGCAAGAAAGTCGTGCCATGGCCGCTCTTCCCCAGCTACGTGTTCGGCCGTTTCACTCTGCAGGATCTTTATCCCGTAATCACGACGCCGGGCGTGAGCACAGTGGTGCGTGCCAACGGCTACCCCACCCCGATATCCGACCGCGACATCGAGAACGTGCGCCTCTTTGTGGACGCAGTAGCCGCCACGGGGATCGAGCCGGAACCGCGCCCGTTTGTGAAGGAAGGCCAGGGGGTACGGGTCACTGACGGGCCGTTCCAGGGGGTGGAGGGCATTGTCATCGAGCGCCGCGGCCGCAAGCGAGTACTGATCGGAATCCGCGCGATCCGCCAGGGATTGGAGATCGACATAGACACACGCTTCCTGAAGCCGCTGCCTGGCTCGCCTTGA